In bacterium, a single window of DNA contains:
- the rpsT gene encoding 30S ribosomal protein S20, protein MPITQSAKKALRGSERKRVVNVRRKKKVDIAVKDVKKLTVTNKTDAQAMLSKAYKELDKAAKNGLIKKGAADRKKSRLSKMVKKLG, encoded by the coding sequence ATGCCAATAACCCAATCAGCAAAAAAAGCACTTAGAGGCTCAGAAAGAAAGCGAGTTGTTAATGTTCGCCGTAAGAAGAAAGTTGACATTGCAGTTAAGGATGTTAAGAAGCTTACAGTTACTAACAAAACAGACGCTCAAGCTATGCTATCAAAGGCTTACAAGGAATTAGATAAGGCTGCAAAAAACGGTCTTATTAAAAAAGGTGCCGCAGATAGAAAGAAGTCAAGATTAAGTAAGATGGTAAAGAAGTTAGGCTAG
- a CDS encoding PH domain-containing protein has product MSEILLEKQNLFFEGKEDEEDVILVLHRHWYTLSGQIYIVAILATLPFIALVALSKPIVEYNLISVFSFLWIVYYLLLWFRLFYVICMYVLDNWIVTTKRIVDSLQNGFFHRSVAELQLSKIQDVSYKVNGIMPTFFNYGTVEIQTAGKEVKFLFQNVPNPQRIKDIIMELILEEEEDKEERHDDLHGRISANHVLVEEDGKPTPLTTDETEIINNNTDEVIETEALNNEVSMEEVQKNEVILDNTPTSTL; this is encoded by the coding sequence ATGTCCGAAATACTACTTGAGAAGCAAAATTTATTTTTTGAGGGAAAAGAAGATGAGGAGGACGTAATCTTGGTCTTACACAGACATTGGTATACATTAAGTGGCCAAATATACATTGTTGCAATATTGGCTACATTGCCTTTTATAGCCTTAGTTGCACTTAGCAAACCGATTGTTGAATACAATCTAATATCTGTCTTTTCTTTTTTGTGGATAGTATATTATCTCTTGCTTTGGTTTAGGTTATTTTACGTGATTTGTATGTATGTATTAGATAATTGGATTGTTACAACAAAAAGAATTGTCGATAGTCTTCAAAATGGTTTTTTTCATAGAAGTGTAGCTGAATTGCAGTTAAGTAAAATACAAGATGTTTCATACAAAGTTAACGGTATAATGCCGACTTTTTTTAACTATGGAACTGTAGAGATACAAACAGCAGGTAAAGAAGTGAAGTTTTTATTTCAAAATGTACCAAATCCTCAGAGAATCAAAGATATAATTATGGAGCTTATTTTGGAGGAAGAGGAAGATAAAGAAGAAAGACATGACGATTTACACGGAAGGATTTCCGCTAACCACGTCCTAGTAGAAGAAGATGGAAAGCCAACACCTTTGACAACAGACGAGACGGAGATCATCAACAACAACACAGATGAGGTTATTGAGACAGAGGCCTTGAATAATGAGGTGTCGATGGAGGAGGTCCAAAAAAATGAAGTTATTTTAGACAACACCCCGACGAGCACTTTGTAA
- the metG gene encoding methionine--tRNA ligase subunit beta: protein MTTDNINKHRRIVGIDFGSKRIGVAVSDELNLLAFPLVVIPGFGHDPEKRGVRIDQTKQEILEVLKEKDSNVVVIGHSVDLKGVDNAIMEDANFLGRSLEEQGFKVIYEPELFSTVQATKIQGDSKHVDASAAAIILQSYLDRIKFKNMNTQIQSDSNNEAEEIIVAGTKEEISNKIEESRSVPVEKKEEFITIDDVMKVDIKIGQIINAEKVEGSDKLLKLSVDFGEDLPRQVLSGISKFVEIEDLVGKKFPFVTNLAPRKMMGMESQAMILAGSTGDILALLNPSKDLPNGTKLK, encoded by the coding sequence ATGACAACTGACAATATTAATAAACACAGGAGGATCGTAGGGATTGATTTTGGCTCCAAGAGAATTGGTGTCGCTGTTTCTGATGAATTAAACCTATTGGCATTTCCTCTTGTTGTAATCCCCGGTTTTGGTCATGATCCTGAAAAGAGGGGGGTAAGAATAGATCAGACTAAACAAGAGATTCTTGAGGTGTTAAAAGAAAAGGATTCAAACGTTGTTGTTATCGGCCACTCTGTTGATTTGAAAGGGGTAGATAACGCAATAATGGAGGATGCTAATTTTTTGGGAAGAAGTTTAGAGGAACAAGGTTTTAAGGTTATTTATGAGCCAGAGTTATTTTCTACGGTTCAGGCAACAAAAATTCAGGGTGACAGTAAGCATGTTGACGCATCGGCTGCGGCGATCATTTTACAAAGTTATTTAGATAGAATTAAATTTAAAAATATGAATACACAAATACAATCTGATTCAAATAATGAGGCGGAAGAAATAATTGTTGCTGGAACAAAAGAGGAAATAAGTAATAAAATAGAAGAATCTAGGTCTGTGCCTGTCGAGAAGAAAGAAGAATTTATAACAATAGATGATGTAATGAAGGTTGATATTAAAATCGGACAAATTATAAATGCAGAAAAAGTAGAGGGGTCGGATAAGCTATTAAAGCTCTCTGTTGATTTTGGAGAAGATCTACCAAGACAGGTTCTTTCAGGAATTTCAAAGTTTGTGGAGATTGAAGATTTGGTAGGGAAGAAGTTTCCTTTTGTTACAAATTTAGCTCCTCGAAAAATGATGGGAATGGAAAGTCAGGCAATGATTCTTGCGGGAAGTACTGGTGATATATTGGCATTGCTTAATCCAAGTAAAGATCTACCTAACGGAACAAAATTAAAATAA
- the pilM gene encoding pilus assembly protein PilM: MSYVDLFNRYFPTPHYLEMPHAGIDISSASVRMAALSRTSGGLKIKDYAEEKLSSPILPGQALLSHKNLVEVLKKMQKEHNLKFVEVSIPEEKSYLFTLDVLDGTKEELRTRIEMHIEENVPISLDDAVFDYHRISKNQKTGMQFVAVSVVPLVVINEYVLLIESCGMIPISFLIENQALSRAIVKKGDRETYLIVNICHKNTVLSVVKDEAVQFTSTVALGSEDFTTAIATKLSIDKEEARVAKYEKGFSRDFGNESVSDVMMAVSAVLVEEIRKVFTYWNNINSLKGPKENIYYLKSDDKNNTSGDVKKILVAGKEAGIVGLTDFLAVSLKLPVEIANVWANIMSFENNTPVLSMKDSLSYGTALGLALLKDK; this comes from the coding sequence ATGTCGTACGTAGATTTATTCAATAGATATTTTCCAACCCCGCATTATCTAGAAATGCCACACGCTGGTATTGATATTAGTTCTGCGTCTGTACGTATGGCTGCTTTAAGTAGAACCTCTGGTGGTTTAAAAATAAAAGATTATGCTGAAGAAAAATTAAGTTCTCCAATTTTACCCGGCCAAGCTCTTTTGTCACACAAAAACTTAGTAGAAGTTTTAAAAAAAATGCAGAAGGAGCATAATTTAAAATTTGTTGAAGTCTCTATCCCAGAAGAAAAATCATATTTGTTTACATTAGATGTTTTAGATGGAACAAAAGAAGAGCTTAGAACAAGAATTGAAATGCATATTGAGGAGAATGTTCCAATATCACTAGATGATGCTGTTTTTGACTATCACAGAATATCAAAAAATCAGAAAACTGGAATGCAGTTTGTGGCGGTTTCAGTGGTTCCCCTGGTTGTGATAAATGAATATGTATTGTTGATAGAGTCTTGTGGAATGATACCGATTTCTTTTTTGATTGAAAACCAAGCATTATCTAGAGCTATTGTAAAAAAAGGTGATAGAGAAACATATTTAATAGTGAATATCTGTCACAAAAACACAGTGCTATCTGTTGTTAAAGATGAAGCTGTTCAATTTACTTCAACAGTCGCACTTGGTTCTGAAGATTTTACTACGGCAATTGCTACTAAATTGTCTATAGATAAGGAAGAAGCTCGTGTGGCAAAATATGAAAAAGGTTTTTCAAGAGATTTTGGAAACGAGTCTGTATCGGATGTTATGATGGCTGTATCCGCTGTATTGGTGGAAGAGATTAGGAAAGTTTTTACCTACTGGAATAACATAAATAGTTTAAAGGGCCCAAAAGAAAATATATATTATTTAAAAAGTGACGATAAAAATAACACATCAGGTGATGTTAAAAAAATATTAGTAGCAGGAAAAGAGGCTGGTATAGTGGGTCTTACTGATTTTTTGGCTGTTTCCTTAAAACTTCCCGTAGAGATTGCAAATGTTTGGGCAAATATAATGTCTTTTGAAAACAATACCCCCGTACTATCAATGAAAGACTCGCTGAGTTATGGAACAGCACTTGGTCTAGCTTTACTAAAAGATAAATAA